GAAGCGTATATGAAAGTTATGCTAAATTTTGGATAAATTTATCCTATAAATGGGTCTCATAATATTTATGTTGAATAATTTATCCATATTTGACTGTTTTCAAGTATTTGAGTATATAAAATATATATTTTTAATTAATAAATATTTTAAAAAAACAAATCATCTAGTCCCCGTCTTGATTGTCCAAGCTTTAAGCTACAGATTACCGCCCGGCTAGCGCCTTTTAGAACATCGGGTTTAATTACAAAAGATTGTTAGAACTTGGAACTATCAACTTCATACGCAACTATCAAATTGACATTTTGATAACTCAATTTTTGTCCGGTAAAAACTTCAAACCTCTATAATTGATGTTGTTAACTGCTGACATGACTGTAATGGGGCAAAGTTGATGACTACTTGATTCAAGCAAGACTAGACTGACCAGATAGACCACAACCAAGCATTTTTTTTAATTTCCCATTTATAGACAAAAAACCATTATTTGCTCATTCTTCATCAAATCATAGGGATTGAGAGCCTAGCAATGATGAAATTTATATTCTGTTTACTGAATCACATGAAATTTTACCTAATATATGGAATGTGTGAAATATGTATGAACAAGGGAATAAAGAGATTTTTTTTTACTCAAATTGAAATTTGCAACAGATGGAAAGGAATTGATAAATTATACTTAGACTTATGAAATTTTGTTATAGAATATCAAAACGAAAAATTATTCAATTTCTACCATTATTATGATATTTGTATTCGACTCTGGTTGGATACCATAAAAGTATTCGGGATTCGGCCTATTCCATGAGACAAAGAGATAATAATCAGAAACAATATAGAAATAGAACTTGGAGTACTTAACTTTTTCGTGGATTCATCTCCTCCTTTTTTTAGTCAAATTTGTAGAATATGTTTGTAGAATATGATTGAAGTGTATAAAATTTAATAAACATGTACAGATCTAACTATAGTTATATATATATATATATATATAAACTATAACTACCTATATATACATACGTCTTGATGATATAAGGAGCTAGCTAGTTCTTCAAACTGTATACAATATGCAATCCTGCATTGTTGGCGGGTTCCTTAGTCAATTATTAATTTATCATCGGTAGTTTAGTCTTAATAGAAATGACATTACATGGATGAAATTTGACCATATCTTCCACGGTAGCAGTCAGAACAAGAAGAGTATCAAACTGGTCACTGACAGATAAGTGAAACTTCTAGAGCGTAATGGTGATGTAATAGGTATAAACAAGGATCCTATAAACAGTTAGACACACTTTCTAGACTGGTTTTCTGAACCTATGCAGTAAAACCCAATCAAAGTAAACTATATCAACATCAATGTAAATCACAACCCTTCTGAAGCTAACTATTTACCTGGATAAAAGTACAAAACATCCAAAACAAAGGATGTATCATGCAAGATATATACAATAAAGAAATCGCTTTTTACCTTTGAAAGGAGAAATAACCCAGAAGTAAAGATGATAGATTGAGAAGAATCTTCAAATCAACCCCCTATTTCTCACTGAGGTAATGATAAAGTCACACTCATCAGCCACCAAATCTGAAAATTCCAAAGTCTTCTCCTTGCTATTCTTTAACAGTATCTACTCTAATGAAACCAACTAAAGAAGCTTCTGATTGAGTGAGGAGATTTTCCGGGAAACCAACACCAAAGACAGCGACTTTAGCTGCTTATGCAAAGACCAAAATCGCTCAACTGAAACAGAGTTTAGCAAAAGTGCCTTCCTGGGTGTACGGGCTGTTCCAGTGCCATTGGTTTTATGTTTTATGCCTTTTAATTTCCCAGAAAACTCTTTGATGAAATGACTGACATGCAAACATTACCCACAGAAAAATGTTGCTCCTGTCACCATTTGCTCTGATGACATCAGTCCCTCTTCCCTTTTGTTCGTAAGTAAGGGGTTCACAATGGACTCATCGTAACATTTCAGTAGTTTGTTTAATAAAAAAAATGTTGCTACTAAAATAATGTGGTACAATTTTGATTATTGTTACAGGTGCATTTTCTTTCATAATAGTAAATAGTTACTTTTGTAAAAGTAATACAAACTCTTCAGCCAGGTGAAGTCTTAACTTTTGCTACCTGCCATGCACTTCTGAAATGGTTATATCATTCTGAGAGTAACGTCTTTGCCTACTTGAAGATGAATCTGCATTAGTGGAACTTAGCTGACTCAGAAATGCAGGTTCTTTTGGAATTGGCAGAGCAAATGACTGATTGCTTAGCAGAGAAACTACATCAGACATGGTTGGTCGATCAATAGCTCTTTCTTGGACACACAGAAGACCTATCTGTATGTATCTGATAGCTTCACTGTTTGAACAAGAAGCATGCAGTGTCGAATCCATCAACTCCGTCCCGTTACCTTCTTTCCACAAAGTCCAAGCCTAAAATAAACAAAATTCAGAAGTATCAGAAACAAATACATGAACACATTGTTAAAGATTGGATAAGTTCAGGAAAGGAGTTGCTTACTTTGCCTAGTAAGTTCAGCGAATGATCAGTTTCGAAGAAGGCTATATTCTTCTTGCCACTTATAATCTCTAATAGGATCACCCCAAAGCTAAACACATCAGATTTTTCAGAAAAGAGACCATCCATGGCATACTCCGGTGACATGTAACCACTGATAATAAGAGGAAAAATTGCATTAAAAAAGGAAGGAAAGTTGGACTAACATACACTTATGATGGATCTGAGTTTAATAGACACGCCAATCAGTAATGTGTTGGTAAATGCATTAGAAGTAGTTTTGTTGTAAAAAAAGAGACCAACTGATATGAGCATACAAGTCTCCAGAAAAATTTACTTACAATGTACCAACAACCCGGCTTGTTTTGCCTCTAGTGTCATTGTCCCCGAAAATCCTTGCCATGCCAAAATCAGAAATCTTTGGGTACATGTCACAGTCCAACAGGATATTACTGGTCTTTAAATCACGATGAATGATCCTTAATCGGGAGTATTTGTGAAGATATAGAAGGCCTTGAGCAATCCCTTCCACAATGTTCACGCACTTTCTCCAATCCAAAAGTAACCGTTTGGTTGAATCTGCACCAATTCCTCTCACCATGTAAACTTCAGCGAAAATATGTGAAGAGGATCACAAGAAAATGAAGCATATAGGACATGTTGCATGTTGAAGGAGAACATGCACTAACCAAAAATGAAAAAGTCCAGGCTTTTGTTGGGCATGTACTCGTAAATTAGTATACTTTCTTCTGCGTCAATGCAGCATCCCAAAAGCCTGACCAAGTTTCTGTGTTGAAGCTTACAGATCACTGAGACTTCATTTTTGAATTCCTCTGACCCTTGGCGGGAAATTTTGGACAGTCTTTTCACTGCGATTTCTTGCCTTTCTACTAGTAGCTTACCCTGTTTTCATAATGTAAAACTTAGAAGGTTAAGAAGATATTTACACTGCCAAATAAATTGCAGGGAAATGCTTTCTTGACAGACTTATCCATGGTATATGTTGCTGCAATGTCATTCCAGGACATTGATTGGTGAATTCATTTTTGTATATGTTGTACCAGATTAACACCTCAGCAACATAACATGCTAATCATCTTGTAAGGAAGCATTACATAAGATGAACTGAAACCTTGCCTTATAAACAGGCCCATATCCACCTTCCCCGAGTTTATTAGACTCCGCGAAATAATTTGTTGCAGTCTGTATTGTAGAAAAACTAAACAAGGGAAGATCTTGATCCTTCTGCCTGCCCAACTCCATGTTATTTGCACCTCTAACTGCATTCAGCTGAACTGGTGACGCATTAGTAGCCATGTGGAATAAACTCGCTTGTTCCAAATTGATATTGCCATCTGGTACTGAGTTTTCTGATGACATTAACACAAGGTTGCCCTTTTTCAGTAGGGAAAAAAAAGATAGGGCATAAAGTGTCAGATCGATAGGGGGAGAGCCCTTTGCACTCCCTTTATTTCCCTCACTCCAAGTGTGCAGATATATATATATATATATATATATATATAAAGCTGATCAGGTGCGGACGTCCGCACCAAAGTTTTGGTGCGGATTTCCATTTTACACCACTTTTCGATCGAATTTCCTCATCTCCNNNNNNNNNNNNNNNNNNNNCGGATTTCCATTTTTTACACCATTCCCGATTGAATTTCCTCAAACTTTCTTCTAGACATATCTAGATCATCTTGTGTAGATCATCTCTGCAAAATTTCAGCCAATTTGGTGATCGTTAAGGTCCTCAAAATCAAAAAACAAATCGACGGCCTGTATTCTGTCCAGTTCAGGTATATAACAGAAAAACGCAAGTTTGAGGGCCTTAACGATCACCAAATTGGCTGAAATTTTGCAGAGATGATCTATACAAGATGATCTAGATATGTTTAGAAGAAAGTTTGAGGAAATTCGATCGGGAAGTGGTGCAAAAAATGGAAATCCGAACCAAAAACTTTGGTGCGGACGTCCACACCTGAACAGCTTTGTGTGTGTATATATATATATATAGTGAGAGAGTGCAAATTAAATGGTACGCCCCATAATATCCAACAATCAAATCAACTCTAACCTTTGTGCCCCTTTCTCCAATGCAGATAGCAACATAAAGAAACTGGAACAAGAACCAAGAGAGAAGCCAAAGAAACCATGAGAGCTAACCCGAGTTTCCACTTCTTACCACCTGAAAAGTGAAGACAATGCCATCATTTTGTTAGTAAGTGGTATATAACCTTTCTTGTTTCACATCAAGGAGCTGTACTATCTTTCACTAAATTTTCAGAAAAATAATAATACTTTGCCTTAACAACAATCAATATGAAAAAAGAAGTCTAAAACCAATGGGAAGTCCTCAGTGACCCCAATTGCTATATGTCCAAGCTAACAATCAAGTTGGAAATTTTTGAAAGTGTGTGGTCTGATACCGTCTAAAATCCTAAGTTGACAACAGCCGGCTGTCTCAAAAAAAAAAACCATGAAATAACAATCTTATTAATTTCTGACTTACCACTTGGAGCACCACCGCGGATGTATATGACTCCTGCTGTTCCCTCCTTCTCTATGATCTTCAATAAATCATGTCTACTCCCATAATAAAGTTGACATACTTGATCATTCTGATCAGGTGAGGCGAATGCAGTACAAGAACAATTGCTCCGGCACCAAGATTCACAATCTCTAGTCCCCATATTTATAGAACCACTATTAAAAGTAGAAGGCAGTGAACCTTTCACCTGTAAAAAACTATCACCATTCGTACATATAGATGGTAGGGAATTCAAGCACCTCCCAGTTGAATCACACACAGCATTACTCGCAGAAGTAATTTTCCCATCTACCATAAAATACTGATCTAGCTTTCCTGTGGAGGACATCACAAACCACATGAGGTCATAAGTTTTATTGCCACTAAAAGTAAAGTAGGCTTCATCTGCATTGGAGTGGTAACTAAAATTGTAGTCATTTCCACTTGTTGAGTTATCAAAAATAAACTGCACTTTATGTCCATCCCAAAACCCAACATCCATTTGATTATTATCTCCTTGCCAAACCATAAGCTTTGTAAAGTTGATCCTGTGCATGGCTAAGGTAAAGTTTCCAGTAGCAGGATTTTGAGGGTTCACCCAAGAAACAAAAAAGTGATAGACTGGCTGGTAACTGTTAAGCTGATACCAACCGAGTTTCATACCAGGAAGATAAGTATCAGTAGGAACATCAAAACTTTGCCATAACATAGTACCTGTATGATCCAAACAAGTAAATGTCACTTTTAAAAGGAAATATTGAGGTTCTAAAATAAAGAACATTGTTGGAATTGAAAAAATTATACATCAAAATGGTTTTGGAGTCAAATGTGCTCAAAGAAATTATGATAATGGCGTATGTAATATAGATAATTGTTAGAAACAGAAACATTAGGGAAGCCTATCAAAACTCGAAATTGCAAATCATACCTGTATTTGCTTCTTTAAGGATAAAATTCCCAGAGTCAAGAAGTACTGCGGTTGTATTTATGGCCATGGCAACATTTCCTGTACTAACAAGTAAAGGCTTTTGATGCCGGTCTGTAAGAACCAGATTCCCAGATAGTATTTGAAGACTTGCTGAAGTGTCCAATATGGGAATTTGGCGGTTACCAACCCAAACAACCTTGTTTGCATCAGCTTTGAACCAAATTCCCAGATAGTAACCACCTGAAAAGTTACTCTTGAAGAAGCCAAGCTCAAAAATATCACCAGCTGAAACCAGGGTTTGATTGACTGACAGTGTGCCTTCAGGTGTTAGTGTGTCCGTTGCAAGAGATGAAGATAAAAAGAAGCTAAATAAAGATATTAAGCAAATTAGAGCACAAAATTCTTTTCTGATGTTATCACTCATGCTAGCCATTGCCTCTTGAGGAGAGAAAGTAAAAAGAAAAGTTGATGAATATACTCCAGCTAGAGGTCTCCAGCTGAGACAAAACTAGCTGATCGATTTCTGATATTCTAGGATTCATATTTTCCTGCATTCTCATTAATATGGACTTTGTTAGTCACCAGTTCCTAGTTCTTTATTCTACAATTCCCAATTTCGTGTTGAATCCTCCTTCCACGAAATCATGGATAATAAAATATGTTTCCTGAGAAGTCCTGAAGCCTAATAGTCAAGTCAAGTATTCAGATCAAATAAATTGAACACATCTAGCTTTGCATAGGAATTCCAAATGAGTCAACCATGAATTCACAATGTAAATGATCGCCATGATGTTGAAGGCAACTATAAATTACGCAAAATGTGAGATAAACACAGCACAGAATTGACATCCAGAACATGAAAAATGACATAAAACACACAATAGGAAACCAACAAGTCAGGTTAGGTGCATACCTCTGAATAGGTCAAAGCCCGGATATAAACTTGAGATGCCCAAATATCAAATCTTTGGGGTCAAATTTACCCAAGGTGAATCCCTTCTTCTGGTTTTGGACTTTTGGGTGTCTCTGCATGCTCTGTTAATTTTGAGAATTTGTGGCTGCTCTCCCTTGCAGCCTTGCTTGATCAAAAGGGCCATTAGCAATTCCAAGTCGAGTCTGATCCCGTCGGGCTTCTTAACAGCGGAGTGGGTTGTTGCCATGTAAAACATATATAATTTTCCAGAACAAGGCTGCAATGGCTGAATCTTCTTTTCAATCTACAAGCTAGGCTGCAATGGTTTATCTTCTTTTCACCCTACAATGGTTTTTTTAATATATTATTACTTAATTATTATATAATTACAACCAAGGACTATAAATTATTAAAAATTACATCTTATTTTACTTGCTGCGTCAACATGAACTAAGCTTATATTCGCTGGATAGAACTTGCGTGACCATACCTGGTCAGCTAGAAATGACCAACACCAATTAAAAGAAGCCACATGTCTTTTTTCAAAGATGTTTTATGCATGTTGAAAGAGCTAACGGGGAACTAACGGAAGTTTTGCAGAGAGAGAGCCATCGAACAAGAAAGATGCACAACCCATAAGCTACTCGCCACTCTCCACTTTCCAGAATTTCACCGTAATCAAGCCAAATGCACATCCCACATTCTCGGTCGTTTTTTTTTATGATCAAATCTAAAAAAACAAAGAATCGCTCTCAAAAATCTTAAGAGAAGGAGAGAGAGAGCCATCGAAATAAAACTGAGAGCTATAATTGGTATCACAATAACAACGATGATTTAAAAAAGAAGAGAGAGCAAAGGAAGTTGGGAGCAAATAGAGATCGAACTTGTCTCGAATCGGAATCGAGTTTGGAAGAGATTGGAATTTGGGAAAGGATCGATAGAGGCCGCCCCGTTAGCTCTTTCACTTGATGAAAAAAATAAGACACATGGCTTCTTTTGATTGATGCTGGTCATTTCTAGCTGACCAGGTATGGTCACGCAAGTTCTATCCATATTCACTCATCACCATTTGTCCATTTGATCATTTTGATGTAGTGGCATCAGTCTTCCTCATGTAGTGTGGATGTAAGACTCGTTATTGTATTTGAGTTATTTCGTTGATAAAAAAAAAAAAAACTTATATTCTCAATCTCATCATTCTAATACATATCTTTGCATCTATCATTAAAGTTCATCATGATTTATGGAGCATAACATATTTGTTGTTTGCATTTTGTTCCAAACTATATGATATTATCTGGTATAATCGGTATGCTAAACGTATTTTGCATTATTTAGTAGGTGTTGGCGTGTTGCCAAATTTTTTGGATGTGGGTGAATTTTCTAGAATTTATTCAGTAGGACTGTTTCCCCCGTTTGGATTCTTATCTTGTGGAATTCGTAGTTTCCACGAGAAAATAATTGTGTTATTTGGAAGCTTAAATTCCCGACTTAAATTCCTCACCAAATATGTATCATTTGTCAATTCCCTTAACTAGGTTAGTCTATATATAAATTCTTGTCATTTCAAAACTCTACATCATGAAATCCAAACAATTGAATTCTCAATTAATGAAACTTAAATTCATGGAATTGTAATTCCTAAGTTTTTGAAATTTCTATGAAAATTAAAAATATTTTATCCAAACATAACGTGAATAATTTCTGTGATTTTCAGGACCAACCCAAGGGACACATGAGGATCAACTTTCTTAGCTGAGTTGAACGAATCGGCTGTTTAAATCTCCAACCAAAAGAAAAAACAAACAGACTTTATACAAATAAAATTCTCATCACGTACAACAACAGAAGAATAGTACTTGTACTTGCTAGACTAGGTAATGACCAATGTCTACAATGCTTAAACTTCCTACATTCCTACCTTGCATGCACTTCTGAAATAGTTAGAGTTGAGTCAATTGTAGAGTAATGTCTTTGCCTGCTTGAAGATGAATCTGCATCAGTAGAACTTAGCTGGCTCCAAAATGCAGGTTCTTTAGGAAGAGGCAGAGGAATTGATTGATTGCTTAGCATCGAAGCCACGTCCGACATGTTTGGTCGATCCATGGCTCTTTCTTGCACGCACAGAAGACCCATCTGAATGCACCTCATAACTTCACTGCTTGAACATGATGCAACCAACGCTGAATCTACCAACTCCATGCTCTTGCCTTCATTCCATAAATTCCAGGCCTGAAGTGTAACAAAACAATTTCACAAATATTGTTTAGTAGCAGAAAAGCAGAAAAAAAAAATGCACTGTACTTGTATGTAGAAAAATGATTGCGCGTGATTTCTTGCTTACGTTGGCGAGTAAGTTTAGACTAGCTTGATCAGACTCAAAAAATGGAATGTTCTTCTTCCCACTAATGATCTCTAATACGATCACCCCAAAGCTAAACACATCTGATTTTTCAGAAAATAGGCCGCCCATGGCATATTCCGGAGACATGTAACCACTGAAAATCAGAGAGACAGAGACTACAGACATTAGAAACTAAATCTAAGACCATACGAGAAGTACATGCTGCTAAACATTTTACTTACAATGTACCAACAACCCGGTTTGTTTTTCCTCTAGTGACATTGTCCGCGAAAATCCTTGCCATGCCAAAATCAGAAATTTTCGGGTTCATGTCACTGTCCAGCAGAATATTGCTTGTCTTTAGATCGCGGTGAATGATTCGTAATCTGGAGTACTTGTGAAGATATAGAAGACCTTGAGCAATCCCTTCTATAATGTTCATGCGCTTTTTCCAATCCAAAAGCGCCCGTTTGACAGAATCTGCACCCAATCGAACAAAGATATAAGATTGATATATGCATGTAATTACGAAAGAGAGCAAGATATAACAGGACACATGAACATGTTCAAAGCCTAAAAAATGATTTTGGCATACCAAAAATGAAGGAATCTAAGCTTTTGTTGGGCATGTACTCGTAGACTAGTATACTTTCTTCTCCTTCAATGCAGCACCCCAAAATCCTAACCAGGTTCCTGTGTTGGAGCTTACAAATGACTAGGACCTCGTTTTTGAACTCCTCCAACCCTTGCCTTGACAACTCGGACAACCTTTTCACTGCAATATCTTGTCCTTCTAATAGCTTCCCCTGCATTGTTCACAGTATAAGCCTGTCCCTTAGGTTCATTAAGAAACTGTACAGTAAAGATGTGATACAAACTTGTTCACCAAACAATATGCCAGCAGAAACACACAAAGTTGATGAAACGTTTCGAGTCTCCAAATTGATGCGTTACCTTGTAGACAGGCCCGAATCCACCTTCCCCGAGTTTATTAGCCTTTGCAAAGTCATCTGTTGCAGTTTGTAAGGCAGAGAAAGTAAAGAATGGAAGTTCTTGATCCTTCTGTGATCTGCTTAACTCCATCATATTTGCAACCCTAGCTGGATCAAACTGAATTGGTGACGCATTAGTGGAGCCAATCTGGAACAATCTCACTTCATCCGAAATGACAATCCCTTCTCGCCTACTTCCTGTTACATCATGGCAACAAATACACATTACACAAATTTCCTGTATACAAATTTCTGATCTAACCGAAAAAAATTGATTAGTGTACTGCACGTAGAACATGAAGCTTAAATATTGAACTCAAGAATATGTTCTAACTCAAACCTTTAGGTCCTCTTCTCCAACGAAGATAGCAGAATAAGGAGATTGATATAAGAGCCGAGAGGAACACCACCGGGAGCATGACAGTCAACCACCTTTTCCACTTCTTACCACCTGAAGAATGGACACAATGCAACCATTTCTGCCGTAGTTAGTTTTGAGATAATTTCTTCATGCACAAGAAAGGTCAAGTAATAACTCGCAGTACTGGAAAATATAAGAAATTCTAGTTTTACTCGTATAAATATCTATATTTTGGTTTCATTGTTTCAGTGAATTCTTCAAAAATTAAGTCTTGAATCAGTTGAATGTTGACCTAGTTTGGGTTGACTGGACCATTTCTTATTTACAAGAGCACAATATGCAACTCGAACCAGCTTTATAATATTGAAAGGCCTCCATCATGCTGCGTTGTATTTTCAGATAGAAATATAGAAATATAGAAATATAGAATAGATAACTGCGGCTACGCTATTGAACAAGAATACACACACATGTATGTTCATGTCTGATAAATCATATATATTCTCGTCGCAATATTTATTCATAGTCGTCGCATATAAAACAGATATTCATTCACGTAAGGTCAAACAATTGCAAACTAAGCAATTCCAATTTAGGCACATAACCTTCACTATATATAAATAAGAACATGATTCTTTGACCAAAATATATATGAACCCCAAGATAAGATATAAATTCATTAAACTATCGTCACCATTATTAGATCCCTAGTAAATGATTGCATTTGATATATAAAAATCTCATTTCGCTGCTCTATGTCAAAATAAGAATGTAGA
The window above is part of the Fragaria vesca subsp. vesca linkage group LG2, FraVesHawaii_1.0, whole genome shotgun sequence genome. Proteins encoded here:
- the LOC101302429 gene encoding uncharacterized protein LOC101302429, whose protein sequence is MALPLIICSILFSSLFPFPCHAITDTLTASDSLRDNQTLVSAGGVFVLGFFIDSSSGNHYLGIWLRADSERVVWVAYREIPIVDSSGVLQIRSGNLVISDRRQLQLIVNSGNVATTTNTSATLLDTGNLVLKDEDTGNITWQSFDVPTDTYLPGMKIGLFGLNTTTQQSFQILTSWASPQNPSRGLFTLSVDRIDFTKIDVWRGDGLQMHIAFWDGHDLRFIFENTTANNEFNFIYKSINGSEAYYSFSHSKKYDLMWFVMASTGNLDQYFMVNGKISSISHALCEDSSGGNTGKCLTSLPPMCGNTFNEKNGSLPSTVKVESIDIGPSDCETLCKSNCSCSAYVSFQSDLPVCHLYYGSQQELMKIMEKGGGTIYFRGSANTSGGKKWKRWLTVMLPVVFLSALISISLFCYLRWRRGPKGSRREGIVISDEVRLFQIGSTNASPIQFDPARVANMMELSRSQKDQELPFFTFSALQTATDDFAKANKLGEGGFGPVYKGKLLEGQDIAVKRLSELSRQGLEEFKNEVLVICKLQHRNLVRILGCCIEGEESILVYEYMPNKSLDSFIFDSVKRALLDWKKRMNIIEGIAQGLLYLHKYSRLRIIHRDLKTSNILLDSDMNPKISDFGMARIFADNVTRGKTNRVVGTFGYMSPEYAMGGLFSEKSDVFSFGVIVLEIISGKKNIPFFESDQASLNLLANAWNLWNEGKSMELVDSALVASCSSSEVMRCIQMGLLCVQERAMDRPNMSDVASMLSNQSIPLPLPKEPAFWSQLSSTDADSSSSRQRHYSTIDSTLTISEVHASFFLSSSLATDTLTPEGTLSVNQTLVSAGDIFELGFFKSNFSGGYYLGIWFKADANKVVWVGNRQIPILDTSASLQILSGNLVLTDRHQKPLLVSTGNVAMAINTTAVLLDSGNFILKEANTGTMLWQSFDVPTDTYLPGMKLGWYQLNSYQPVYHFFVSWVNPQNPATGNFTLAMHRINFTKLMVWQGDNNQMDVGFWDGHKVQFIFDNSTSGNDYNFSYHSNADEAYFTFSGNKTYDLMWFVMSSTGKLDQYFMVDGKITSASNAVCDSTGRCLNSLPSICTNGDSFLQVKGSLPSTFNSGSINMGTRDCESWCRSNCSCTAFASPDQNDQVCQLYYGSRHDLLKIIEKEGTAGVIYIRGGAPSGGKKWKLGLALMVSLASLLVLVPVSLCCYLHWRKGHKENSVPDGNINLEQASLFHMATNASPVQLNAVRGANNMELGRQKDQDLPLFSFSTIQTATNYFAESNKLGEGGYGPVYKGKLLVERQEIAVKRLSKISRQGSEEFKNEVSVICKLQHRNLVRLLGCCIDAEESILIYEYMPNKSLDFFIFDSTKRLLLDWRKCVNIVEGIAQGLLYLHKYSRLRIIHRDLKTSNILLDCDMYPKISDFGMARIFGDNDTRGKTSRVVGTFGYMSPEYAMDGLFSEKSDVFSFGVILLEIISGKKNIAFFETDHSLNLLGKAWTLWKEGNGTELMDSTLHASCSNSEAIRYIQIGLLCVQERAIDRPTMSDVVSLLSNQSFALPIPKEPAFLSQLSSTNADSSSSRQRRYSQNDITISEVHGR